The Fimbriimonas ginsengisoli Gsoil 348 genome window below encodes:
- a CDS encoding glycoside hydrolase family 44 protein, with the protein MKARSLPTTRLVIAILAAAHPLAGFAQTVISVNVQANRHPINPNIYGTAWATQVQLGDLNAPINRYGGNNSSRYNWNLNADNRGSDWFFQSIADTSSVAGERGDTIVGAAKNVGVQAMITIPMVPYIAKLGANRGMIWSFSKAKYGNQTNYDPWHSDSGNGVSAAAGNPYITGNDPLDANVANSPATQTAWVNHLISKWGASNAGGVKYYIMDNEPSLWNSTHRDVHPAGETYDELFNAYKTYALGIRNADPNALIVGPEEWGWTGYFFSGADAAYGSSHGWGGPFPDKTAHSNMDHVPWLLKTLKAYQTSSGKQLLNVFSLHYYPQQGEFGDDDSAGMRAIRNRSTRSLWDPSYTDTSWIGSNVQLIPRMKSWVSTYYPGLQTAITEYNWGDESQLNGATTQADIYGIFGREGLDMGARWGTPDTKTPTYLAMKIYRNYDGAKSTFGDTSVGCTVPNPDNLSAFAAEKTADGSVRVMVINKLASAASIRIDLSNFSSADVASSWQISSATQTSINHLADVSVKSNSLATTVPAQSITLYVFAKATTGPQYDFEANTQSWGGSGAPISSVAWSTAQHSSGTHSLAVNLNGAAGAASVVVANPTTPAGKTVIYHVWIPTGSKIKSVQAWVMQPASGNNTFTGTIKTLAQLTAGAWNTITVTVPANAKTPLAKLGVQFVTSATWTGTCYVDAISW; encoded by the coding sequence ATGAAAGCTCGCTCCCTGCCAACAACTCGTCTTGTTATTGCCATCCTCGCGGCTGCTCATCCGTTGGCCGGATTCGCGCAAACCGTTATCTCGGTTAATGTGCAGGCCAACCGTCACCCAATCAATCCGAACATCTACGGCACCGCATGGGCCACCCAGGTCCAATTAGGCGATCTCAATGCGCCGATCAATCGGTACGGCGGAAATAACTCTAGCCGCTACAACTGGAATTTGAACGCGGACAATCGAGGCAGCGACTGGTTCTTCCAGAGCATCGCCGACACCAGCTCGGTCGCCGGAGAGCGAGGCGACACGATCGTTGGGGCAGCTAAGAATGTCGGCGTGCAGGCGATGATCACGATTCCCATGGTTCCGTACATCGCCAAGTTGGGGGCCAACCGAGGCATGATCTGGTCGTTCTCCAAGGCGAAATACGGGAACCAGACGAATTACGATCCGTGGCATTCCGACTCGGGCAACGGGGTCAGCGCCGCCGCCGGGAATCCGTACATTACCGGCAACGATCCTCTGGATGCCAACGTCGCGAACAGCCCCGCCACCCAAACCGCATGGGTGAACCACCTCATCTCCAAGTGGGGAGCGTCCAACGCCGGCGGGGTCAAGTACTACATCATGGACAACGAGCCATCGCTGTGGAACAGCACCCATCGGGATGTGCACCCGGCCGGAGAAACCTACGACGAGCTCTTTAACGCTTATAAAACTTACGCTCTAGGAATTCGGAACGCAGATCCGAACGCACTCATCGTAGGCCCTGAAGAGTGGGGTTGGACTGGTTACTTCTTCAGCGGCGCGGACGCGGCGTACGGATCGAGCCACGGCTGGGGCGGCCCATTCCCGGACAAGACGGCCCACTCCAACATGGACCACGTGCCTTGGCTGTTGAAGACTCTAAAGGCATATCAAACCAGCTCGGGCAAGCAGCTTCTGAACGTCTTCAGCCTCCACTACTATCCGCAGCAGGGAGAATTCGGTGATGATGACTCGGCGGGAATGCGCGCGATCCGTAACCGTTCGACGAGATCGCTTTGGGACCCTTCCTACACGGACACGTCGTGGATCGGTTCGAACGTTCAGCTTATCCCTCGGATGAAGTCATGGGTGAGCACGTACTATCCGGGGCTGCAGACCGCCATCACGGAATACAACTGGGGCGATGAATCTCAGCTCAACGGGGCAACGACCCAAGCGGACATTTACGGCATCTTCGGCCGTGAAGGGCTGGACATGGGAGCTCGCTGGGGTACTCCGGATACAAAGACGCCTACGTACCTGGCGATGAAGATCTACCGTAACTACGACGGAGCGAAGTCGACCTTCGGTGATACGAGCGTAGGGTGCACGGTGCCCAATCCCGACAACCTGTCTGCCTTCGCCGCCGAGAAGACCGCCGACGGCTCGGTTCGGGTGATGGTGATCAACAAGCTCGCTTCGGCCGCCTCGATTCGCATCGACCTTTCAAACTTCTCCTCGGCCGACGTCGCCTCGTCGTGGCAGATTTCGTCGGCGACGCAGACCTCCATCAACCATTTGGCCGACGTCTCCGTTAAGTCCAATTCGCTCGCAACGACGGTGCCCGCCCAGAGCATCACCCTCTACGTCTTCGCCAAGGCGACCACCGGCCCGCAGTACGATTTCGAAGCGAATACCCAGAGTTGGGGAGGTTCGGGGGCTCCAATCTCATCGGTGGCGTGGTCGACCGCTCAGCACTCCAGCGGAACCCACTCCTTGGCCGTGAACCTAAACGGTGCCGCGGGCGCTGCTTCGGTCGTGGTGGCGAACCCCACGACTCCCGCCGGAAAGACGGTTATCTACCATGTGTGGATACCCACCGGAAGCAAGATCAAATCGGTGCAGGCATGGGTGATGCAGCCGGCATCGGGGAATAACACCTTCACGGGCACGATCAAGACGCTCGCCCAACTCACCGCCGGGGCTTGGAATACGATCACGGTCACGGTTCCCGCGAACGCGAAGACTCCTCTCGCCAAGTTGGGAGTTCAGTTCGTCACCAGCGCCACTTGGACCGGAACCTGCTACGTCGACGCCATAAGTTGGTAA
- a CDS encoding alpha/beta hydrolase family esterase, translated as MLLLLAGQDSAVQIFKVGALDRQAIVVAPKSAKPPLVFVFHGHGGNMRQAQRSFGIEGKWPEAMVVYPQGLPTKGITDPEGKLNGWQQKKGDYEDRDLAFFDAMMRSFHGKFDPKRVYVTGHSNGGRMTYLLWSERGNILAAVAPSASPAVLGIRNAKAIPAFIVAGTEDKIVPYRIQEMSINAVRRHLGTDASKGRTDGYTRLEPGADGLELGTYIFPGPHSIPKPAIEQIVAFFKRH; from the coding sequence ATGCTGTTGCTTTTGGCTGGGCAGGATTCCGCGGTTCAGATATTTAAGGTTGGGGCGCTCGATCGACAGGCGATCGTGGTTGCTCCGAAATCCGCCAAACCGCCATTGGTCTTCGTCTTCCACGGACACGGCGGCAATATGCGCCAGGCCCAGCGCAGCTTTGGGATCGAGGGTAAGTGGCCAGAGGCGATGGTCGTGTACCCGCAAGGGTTGCCCACCAAAGGAATCACCGATCCAGAGGGGAAGCTGAACGGCTGGCAGCAGAAGAAAGGGGATTATGAGGACCGCGACCTGGCGTTCTTTGACGCGATGATGAGGTCTTTTCATGGCAAGTTCGATCCCAAAAGGGTGTACGTCACCGGCCACTCCAACGGGGGGCGCATGACGTATCTCCTTTGGTCGGAGCGAGGCAATATATTGGCAGCGGTGGCTCCCTCGGCCAGCCCAGCCGTGCTCGGTATCCGCAACGCCAAGGCGATCCCCGCCTTCATTGTCGCGGGGACGGAGGACAAGATCGTTCCTTATCGCATTCAGGAAATGAGCATCAATGCGGTGCGGCGACATCTGGGGACCGACGCCTCGAAGGGGAGAACAGACGGTTACACCCGGCTGGAGCCGGGGGCGGATGGTTTGGAACTCGGGACGTATATCTTTCCAGGACCCCATTCGATCCCAAAGCCCGCGATCGAGCAGATCGTTGCGTTCTTTAAGCGGCACTAG
- a CDS encoding membrane bound O-acyl transferase family-domain-containing protein, with protein sequence MGTLGFVAAWTLAWLIAALIPGLPRTPRARGFAWLFPAAGIALLIVFRSEPAGLRLLASSLLFLYLMKGAVTLQSPPVRLRLLDHLLFVTIWPGMDAESFAQRAPAPNGTGARFGRGLTLMLFGIAVAGATAIFLPWIPPMAVGWLGIAGILLTVHFGASEVMTSALWMLGRPVRPLFDRPYASRTLSEFWTRRWNLAFVEMDRRLFLPALVGRIGLRRAIFAVFLISGLLHEMAISYSVGAGWGGPMLYFAIQCLGLGLERRWRVRSKLWTLAWIFVPLPLLFHTPFRNQLIVPLFVWLHHQITSQPLTWYVGALLWSLGAMQLCVLLASSQVPKKLNWSEELPRLSPFNRKLMWTYGIFIVTTIVSFAILTLVLHDSFLRGETAAIGLASFMCGFWALRLVFDAFYFRSEDWPAGEEFKVGHALLNALFAYLVLGYGAVAAYGWLARR encoded by the coding sequence ATGGGCACGCTGGGCTTTGTCGCCGCTTGGACACTAGCATGGTTGATTGCCGCCCTCATTCCTGGCCTACCCCGAACTCCGCGAGCACGCGGGTTCGCTTGGCTCTTTCCTGCCGCCGGAATCGCACTCCTCATCGTTTTTCGATCCGAGCCTGCCGGGTTGCGACTACTGGCTTCCAGCTTGCTTTTCCTCTATTTGATGAAGGGAGCCGTCACCCTCCAATCGCCGCCGGTTCGCCTTCGCCTTCTCGACCACCTGCTGTTCGTCACGATCTGGCCCGGGATGGACGCGGAAAGCTTCGCCCAGCGTGCACCGGCGCCCAACGGCACGGGTGCCCGATTTGGACGAGGTTTGACACTTATGCTGTTCGGAATCGCGGTTGCTGGCGCGACCGCGATCTTTCTTCCGTGGATTCCTCCTATGGCCGTCGGCTGGCTTGGCATCGCCGGCATCCTCTTGACAGTTCATTTCGGGGCCAGCGAAGTAATGACGAGCGCCCTCTGGATGCTCGGTCGCCCCGTCCGCCCTCTCTTCGATCGGCCGTATGCGAGCCGGACCTTGAGCGAGTTTTGGACCCGCCGCTGGAATCTTGCTTTCGTCGAGATGGACCGACGCCTGTTCCTACCGGCGCTGGTCGGTCGGATCGGACTAAGGCGTGCCATCTTCGCGGTCTTCCTGATCTCCGGGCTGCTACACGAAATGGCGATCAGTTACTCGGTTGGCGCCGGTTGGGGCGGTCCAATGCTCTACTTCGCCATCCAGTGTCTTGGTCTGGGTCTCGAACGACGATGGCGAGTCAGATCGAAGCTATGGACACTGGCCTGGATCTTTGTCCCCTTGCCTCTCCTGTTCCACACCCCTTTCCGGAACCAGCTGATCGTCCCGCTATTCGTTTGGCTGCACCATCAAATAACTAGTCAGCCCCTCACTTGGTATGTCGGCGCCTTGCTTTGGTCGCTGGGCGCGATGCAGCTCTGCGTTCTGCTGGCCAGCTCTCAAGTGCCGAAAAAGCTGAATTGGAGCGAGGAGTTGCCTCGGCTCTCCCCATTCAACCGGAAACTGATGTGGACCTACGGGATCTTCATCGTCACCACCATCGTTTCGTTCGCGATCCTCACGCTCGTCCTTCACGACTCGTTCTTGCGTGGTGAAACTGCGGCGATCGGCCTGGCAAGCTTTATGTGCGGTTTCTGGGCATTGCGGCTTGTGTTTGACGCTTTCTACTTTCGAAGCGAAGACTGGCCAGCCGGAGAGGAGTTCAAAGTCGGCCATGCGTTGCTGAACGCCCTGTTCGCTTACCTCGTGCTGGGGTACGGCGCGGTGGCCGCATACGGCTGGCTAGCGCGGCGGTGA
- a CDS encoding DUF1592 domain-containing protein, which produces MGRRTSIGLVGATGLLAVGLWPLTPSAAQQAKAKPQKGVPTFARDVRPVIKQFCIRCHSGPSASGGIALDKVATEAAARANSQIWDKVAVNVGSGHMPPAGAPAPSKAQRQALVNWSQALLASCELANPGRVTMRRLNRMEYDNTIRDLTGLDLHLSSDFPSDDVGYGFDNVGDVLSISPLLMEKYLRAAGEVAKQAIVLPSKPAGHYDADALRNTTGGSVEQGGWILFSAGAMVATHNFPHTGMYRVKIGAYGQQAGPEAPKMAVRVDKQLIDTVEVKAVEAKPGVYEFPVRVEAGKHEISAEYTNDYYTAGPPPQDRNLAIDYIEVVQPEAGYDGLPDSHKRIIPPDTAAGRPPIREVLKAFANRAFRRPATSTEVDRLTQIANLVMKDGESYERAVQVGVQAVLSSPNFLFRVEREDSKAAVGPYELASRLSYFLWGSMPDDRLQRLAASGELAKVAILEREARRMLADPKSEALADGFAAQWLNLRKLSDIAPDPKEFPEFSDKLRDDMMTETKTFFDGIVRNDRSVLDFLGARYSYMNERLAKHYGIEGVQGDQFRRVSLQGTPRGGLLSQASILTLTSNPTRTSPVKRGKWVLDELLNQPPPPPPPGVGDLSATGKMLTGTLRQKMEQHRKDPSCASCHRRMDPIGFSLENFDPTGKWRTKEGEATIDASGVLTDGTKFSGPTELRNILLGRKNEFVACLADKMLTYAIGRGMESTDRCYIDRISTTVRQNGYRFSSLVAAIVTSEPFRMRRPAAKGSK; this is translated from the coding sequence ATGGGAAGACGAACTAGCATCGGCTTGGTGGGGGCAACCGGGCTGTTGGCCGTTGGGTTGTGGCCTTTGACGCCTTCGGCGGCTCAGCAGGCAAAAGCCAAGCCTCAAAAGGGGGTCCCGACGTTTGCGCGAGACGTGCGCCCGGTAATCAAGCAGTTCTGCATCCGATGCCACTCGGGACCGTCCGCGAGCGGAGGCATCGCCCTCGACAAGGTAGCCACCGAAGCGGCGGCACGGGCGAATTCGCAGATCTGGGACAAAGTCGCGGTGAACGTCGGCTCCGGACATATGCCGCCGGCAGGGGCTCCGGCTCCAAGCAAGGCTCAGCGGCAGGCGCTCGTCAACTGGTCGCAAGCACTTCTTGCAAGCTGTGAATTGGCGAACCCCGGCCGGGTTACGATGCGGCGGCTGAATCGGATGGAGTACGACAACACCATTCGGGACCTTACTGGGCTCGACCTCCATCTTTCGTCGGATTTTCCGTCGGACGACGTGGGATACGGATTCGACAACGTCGGGGACGTGTTGTCGATCTCGCCGCTCCTTATGGAGAAGTATCTGCGAGCGGCCGGGGAGGTCGCCAAGCAGGCGATCGTATTGCCGAGCAAGCCGGCCGGGCACTACGACGCGGATGCCCTGAGGAACACCACCGGGGGATCGGTCGAGCAGGGAGGATGGATCCTCTTCTCCGCGGGAGCGATGGTGGCCACCCACAACTTTCCGCATACGGGGATGTACCGGGTGAAGATCGGCGCGTACGGTCAGCAGGCGGGGCCTGAGGCGCCGAAGATGGCGGTTCGGGTGGACAAGCAACTTATCGATACCGTCGAGGTGAAAGCGGTCGAGGCAAAGCCGGGCGTGTACGAGTTTCCGGTAAGGGTGGAAGCGGGGAAGCACGAGATCTCGGCCGAGTACACGAACGATTACTACACGGCCGGGCCGCCTCCGCAAGACCGCAACTTGGCGATCGATTACATCGAAGTGGTGCAGCCGGAAGCCGGTTACGACGGATTGCCGGATTCGCATAAGAGAATCATTCCTCCCGATACGGCCGCGGGCCGACCGCCGATTCGGGAAGTCCTGAAGGCGTTTGCCAACCGTGCGTTCCGACGGCCGGCAACGTCCACTGAGGTGGACCGGTTGACGCAGATCGCCAATTTAGTGATGAAGGATGGCGAGTCGTACGAACGCGCGGTTCAAGTCGGAGTTCAGGCCGTGCTCTCATCGCCGAATTTCCTTTTCCGGGTCGAGCGAGAGGACTCCAAGGCGGCGGTGGGACCGTACGAACTGGCGTCGCGCCTCAGCTATTTCCTGTGGGGCTCGATGCCGGACGATCGGCTTCAGCGACTCGCCGCCAGCGGCGAGTTGGCGAAGGTAGCGATCTTGGAGCGCGAGGCGCGGCGGATGTTGGCCGACCCGAAGAGCGAGGCGCTCGCGGATGGATTTGCGGCCCAGTGGCTAAACCTTCGGAAGCTGTCGGACATCGCTCCGGATCCGAAAGAGTTTCCGGAATTTAGCGACAAGCTTCGCGACGATATGATGACGGAGACCAAGACGTTCTTCGACGGGATCGTGCGGAACGACCGGAGCGTCTTGGACTTCTTGGGCGCCAGGTACTCCTACATGAATGAGCGGTTGGCCAAGCATTACGGAATCGAGGGGGTCCAGGGGGACCAGTTCCGCAGGGTTTCGCTCCAGGGAACGCCGCGCGGCGGCCTACTTTCGCAAGCAAGCATTCTGACGTTGACCTCGAATCCTACGCGAACCTCACCGGTGAAGCGAGGGAAGTGGGTACTTGACGAGCTGCTCAACCAGCCGCCGCCTCCTCCGCCTCCCGGCGTCGGCGACCTTAGCGCTACTGGGAAGATGCTAACGGGGACCTTGCGGCAGAAGATGGAACAGCACCGCAAGGATCCTTCTTGTGCCTCGTGCCATCGCCGCATGGATCCGATTGGATTTAGCCTGGAAAACTTCGATCCCACCGGGAAGTGGCGGACGAAGGAAGGGGAGGCGACGATCGACGCGTCGGGCGTTCTAACCGACGGAACCAAGTTTAGTGGACCCACCGAGCTTCGAAATATACTTCTTGGCAGAAAGAATGAATTTGTCGCCTGCTTGGCGGATAAGATGCTGACGTACGCAATCGGACGTGGAATGGAATCTACCGACCGGTGTTACATCGACCGCATCTCAACGACGGTGCGACAGAATGGATATAGATTTTCGTCGCTTGTCGCGGCTATCGTGACAAGTGAACCGTTCCGAATGCGGCGACCCGCCGCCAAAGGATCCAAATGA
- a CDS encoding DUF1552 domain-containing protein: MSQLIARRTFLKGLGTAMAIPLLEGMLPITAMAASPKARVVRMGFVFVPNGIRMSEWTPEIEGTSYVLPSTLEPLHAVRSSVSVLTGLTQKNAFALGDGPGDHARSAAAWLTGVHPKKTAGADIKNGISADQLAAMHIGKNTLFPSIELGCERGAQAGNCDSGYSCAYSSSISWRGEATPVAKEVNPRLVFERLFGNGDSKESAESRLRRARYNHSILDFVLEDASNLRGQLGKRDQLKLDEYLTSVREIELRISKYDQATAVMVEGGVRIPSGVPKDYADHIKLMGDMMVLAFQADLTRVGTLMYANEGSNRSYAQIGVPEGHHDISHHGNEPAKLEKKRQIDRFHVEQLAYMLERMQGIKEVDGTLLDNSMIVYGGGISDGNRHNHDDLPILLAGKGGGTVHTGEHKRYANGTPMNNLFLSMLDKVGVPVETLGDSTGKLQGLF, translated from the coding sequence ATGAGCCAACTCATCGCGCGACGGACGTTTCTGAAAGGTCTTGGCACTGCCATGGCAATTCCGCTGCTGGAGGGAATGCTGCCGATTACCGCAATGGCGGCTTCACCCAAGGCACGAGTGGTCCGGATGGGATTTGTGTTCGTTCCGAATGGGATTCGCATGTCCGAGTGGACCCCGGAGATCGAGGGGACGAGCTACGTGCTGCCGTCGACGCTGGAGCCGTTGCACGCGGTTCGAAGCTCGGTTTCGGTGCTCACCGGTTTGACCCAGAAGAACGCGTTCGCGCTCGGCGACGGACCGGGCGACCACGCGCGATCGGCGGCGGCTTGGCTTACCGGGGTGCATCCCAAGAAGACGGCGGGCGCGGATATTAAGAATGGGATCTCCGCCGACCAGCTTGCTGCGATGCATATCGGCAAGAACACTTTGTTCCCATCGATCGAGCTCGGTTGCGAGCGCGGGGCTCAGGCCGGAAACTGCGACTCTGGTTACTCGTGCGCCTATTCGTCCAGCATCTCGTGGCGGGGCGAAGCGACGCCGGTGGCCAAGGAAGTTAATCCGCGGTTGGTCTTCGAGCGGTTGTTCGGAAACGGCGACAGCAAGGAGAGCGCGGAGAGCCGGCTTCGCCGCGCCCGTTACAACCACAGTATCTTGGACTTCGTCCTCGAGGATGCGAGCAACCTTCGCGGCCAGCTTGGCAAGCGGGACCAGCTTAAGCTGGATGAATACCTAACGTCGGTCCGGGAGATCGAGCTCCGAATTTCGAAATACGACCAGGCGACGGCGGTAATGGTGGAGGGCGGCGTTCGAATCCCGTCCGGAGTGCCAAAGGATTATGCCGACCACATCAAGTTAATGGGCGACATGATGGTCCTTGCTTTCCAGGCCGACCTCACGCGGGTTGGAACGCTGATGTACGCCAATGAGGGGAGCAACCGCAGCTACGCCCAGATCGGCGTTCCGGAGGGGCACCATGACATTTCGCACCACGGCAACGAGCCGGCGAAGCTAGAGAAGAAGCGGCAGATCGACCGATTCCACGTCGAGCAGCTTGCCTATATGCTGGAGCGGATGCAGGGGATCAAGGAGGTCGACGGAACGCTTCTCGACAACTCCATGATCGTGTACGGCGGGGGAATCAGCGACGGTAACCGGCACAACCACGACGATCTGCCGATCCTTTTGGCAGGTAAGGGCGGTGGTACGGTTCACACGGGAGAGCACAAGCGGTACGCGAATGGGACCCCGATGAACAATTTGTTCCTGTCGATGCTCGATAAAGTAGGGGTTCCCGTCGAAACGCTGGGTGACAGCACGGGTAAGTTACAGGGATTGTTCTAA
- a CDS encoding Crp/Fnr family transcriptional regulator: protein MVSLRDPIMNVQDAIRESYLAQGFTEEQLEQLYAIAEERSYVDGEPILRQFDDSQDLLILASGRANILTVIGEPIGVVKPGMPLGEISFLDSKPRSVSVVSSGPSDAVVLPAGPLRKILQERPDIALRALLNISRVLCARLRAANNNIAALMAIDESETSLSRG, encoded by the coding sequence ATGGTGAGTTTACGGGACCCGATTATGAACGTCCAAGACGCGATTCGCGAGAGTTACCTCGCCCAAGGCTTTACCGAAGAGCAGCTCGAGCAGCTCTACGCGATCGCCGAGGAGCGAAGTTACGTCGACGGCGAGCCGATTTTGCGTCAGTTCGACGACAGCCAAGATCTTCTTATCTTGGCGAGCGGCCGGGCCAACATCCTCACGGTGATCGGCGAGCCGATCGGGGTCGTAAAGCCAGGCATGCCATTGGGCGAGATCTCGTTCTTAGACAGTAAGCCTCGGTCGGTTTCCGTCGTTAGCAGTGGACCTAGCGATGCGGTGGTGCTGCCCGCCGGCCCCTTGCGAAAGATCTTGCAAGAGCGTCCGGACATCGCACTTCGAGCCTTGCTAAATATTAGTAGAGTCCTATGCGCGAGATTGCGTGCAGCTAACAACAATATCGCTGCGTTAATGGCAATCGATGAGAGCGAGACGTCGCTGAGCCGAGGTTAG